One Salipiger sp. H15 DNA window includes the following coding sequences:
- a CDS encoding ABC transporter ATP-binding protein, whose product MLSDKEPIVRLEGVSKAYGKSQALHPLDLSIAPGEFVTFLGPSGCGKSTTLRILGGFEKTDTGRIILEGQDVTAQPPEKRKVNMVFQDYALFPHMTVAQNISFGLELKGLGKAEIKRRLDEVMSFLELMPFADRYASQLSGGQRQRVALARALAPDPALLLLDEPLGALDAKLRAQVQMELKSIQRRTDKTFLFVTHDQDEALTMSDRIVVMNGGRIEQDGTPEDLYFRPETRFVAEFIGATNLLDGTVRGVDRASEEVVVDWRGIELRGRAPAGVPATGQEVSASLRLEKIALAAEKPLTGNAVQGRIVEKTFLGSRVAVDIVVEEAGAARLRAYADTDTTAKLGDAPVWLGWDSASLSVLRQ is encoded by the coding sequence ATGCTGTCCGACAAGGAACCCATCGTCCGCCTCGAGGGCGTGTCCAAGGCCTACGGCAAGTCGCAGGCGCTGCACCCGCTGGATCTCTCGATCGCCCCGGGCGAGTTCGTCACCTTCCTCGGCCCGTCGGGCTGCGGCAAGTCGACGACGCTGCGCATCCTCGGCGGTTTCGAGAAGACCGACACCGGGCGCATCATCCTCGAGGGCCAGGACGTCACCGCGCAGCCGCCGGAGAAGCGCAAGGTCAACATGGTCTTCCAGGACTACGCGCTGTTCCCGCACATGACCGTGGCGCAGAACATCTCCTTCGGGCTGGAGCTGAAGGGGCTCGGCAAGGCCGAGATCAAGCGCCGTCTCGACGAGGTGATGAGCTTCCTCGAGCTGATGCCCTTTGCCGACCGCTACGCCTCGCAGCTCTCGGGCGGCCAGCGTCAGCGGGTGGCGCTGGCCCGGGCGCTCGCGCCCGATCCCGCGCTGCTGCTGCTCGACGAGCCGCTCGGTGCGCTCGACGCCAAGCTGCGCGCGCAGGTGCAGATGGAGCTGAAGTCGATCCAGCGCCGCACCGACAAGACGTTCCTCTTCGTGACCCACGACCAGGACGAGGCGCTCACCATGTCCGACCGGATCGTGGTGATGAACGGCGGCCGGATCGAGCAGGACGGCACGCCCGAGGACCTCTACTTCCGTCCCGAGACGCGCTTCGTGGCCGAGTTCATCGGCGCCACCAACCTGCTCGACGGAACGGTGCGCGGCGTGGACCGCGCGTCCGAGGAGGTGGTCGTCGACTGGCGCGGCATCGAGCTGCGCGGCCGCGCCCCGGCCGGCGTGCCCGCCACCGGGCAGGAGGTCAGCGCCTCGCTGCGGCTCGAGAAGATCGCGCTGGCGGCGGAGAAGCCGCTCACCGGCAATGCGGTGCAGGGGCGGATCGTCGAGAAGACCTTCCTCGGCAGCCGCGTGGCGGTCGACATCGTGGTGGAGGAGGCGGGCGCGGCGCGGCTGCGGGCCTATGCCGACACCGACACCACCGCGAAGCTCGGCGACGCGCCGGTCTGGCTGGGCTGGGACAGCGCGAGCCTGTCCGTGCTCCGCCAGTGA
- a CDS encoding ABC transporter permease has translation MTRSGRVWLSVFFWAFVVYLFVPLLLMILMGFKDSKFIGFPIKSWTLDWYLGVFDDGTVLSSFVYSLIIAVCSTVVSVVMGTWLAVLLSGRKFAGRFAVYALTILPALVPGIISAIAFRVYARQLGIEPGGFAIMWSHAVHNVPFVALVVMARLSTLPRSLGEAARDLGADPFVTFTRVTLPYLMPAIIGASIFCLLLSFDDFVRSFFLGSYDPTLPVLIFAKLRSGMSPEINAISTVVLILTAVLGVWAERSSRRMNREH, from the coding sequence ATGACCCGCTCCGGCCGTGTCTGGCTTTCCGTCTTCTTCTGGGCCTTCGTGGTCTACCTCTTCGTGCCGCTGCTGCTGATGATCCTCATGGGGTTCAAGGACAGCAAGTTCATCGGCTTCCCGATCAAGAGCTGGACGCTCGACTGGTATCTCGGCGTCTTCGACGACGGAACGGTGCTGTCGAGCTTCGTCTACTCGCTGATCATCGCGGTCTGCTCGACCGTGGTCTCGGTGGTCATGGGCACCTGGCTCGCGGTGCTGCTGAGCGGGCGCAAGTTCGCCGGGCGCTTCGCGGTCTACGCGCTGACCATCCTGCCGGCGCTGGTGCCGGGGATCATCTCGGCCATCGCCTTCCGCGTCTACGCGCGCCAGCTCGGCATCGAGCCGGGCGGCTTCGCCATCATGTGGTCGCACGCGGTGCACAACGTGCCCTTCGTTGCGCTGGTGGTGATGGCGCGGCTCTCGACCCTGCCAAGGAGCCTTGGCGAGGCGGCGCGCGACCTCGGGGCGGATCCCTTCGTCACCTTCACCCGCGTGACGCTGCCTTACCTCATGCCCGCGATCATCGGCGCCTCGATCTTCTGCCTGCTGCTGAGCTTCGACGACTTCGTCCGCTCGTTCTTCCTCGGCTCCTACGACCCGACGCTGCCGGTGCTGATCTTCGCCAAGCTGCGCTCGGGCATGTCGCCGGAAATCAACGCAATCTCCACCGTGGTGCTGATCCTGACCGCGGTGCTGGGGGTCTGGGCCGAACGCTCCAGCCGCCGCATGAACAGGGAGCACTGA
- a CDS encoding ABC transporter permease → MTNNAVDAGARRSAAAGDAADRRPFWGRLVNWAPYQALVALLFASPRRQFVLLAVLPVIWIVTQHLGPMLQMLQVSLLDAYPIAPGQENHYTLANYARFFSESVFMMPFLRTITYSAVLTVVTMLITYPVAYYLARHVKRDHQLALLLLLLIPFWTGEIVRTYAIMILLGNNGAINLALKTLGLIDRPIPFMYTGFSVSVGLIYLTALYMLLPLYSALEKLPRNLSEAGADLGAGAWTRFRRITLPLTLEGIGSGCTLVFLISTGYYGTPVLLGGPNTTVFAETIAGFFHVAGDQWPTGAAFAVIMFFAALVLTGVFARFISALRKGDSK, encoded by the coding sequence ATGACCAACAACGCCGTCGACGCAGGGGCGCGCCGCTCCGCCGCGGCGGGAGACGCAGCCGACCGCCGCCCGTTCTGGGGCAGGCTGGTCAACTGGGCGCCCTACCAGGCGCTCGTCGCGCTGCTCTTCGCTTCCCCCCGCAGGCAGTTCGTGCTGCTGGCGGTGCTGCCGGTGATCTGGATCGTCACGCAGCACCTCGGACCCATGCTGCAGATGCTGCAGGTCAGCCTGCTGGACGCCTATCCCATCGCTCCGGGGCAGGAAAACCATTACACGCTGGCCAATTACGCGCGCTTCTTCAGCGAGAGCGTGTTCATGATGCCGTTCCTGCGGACGATCACCTACTCGGCGGTGCTGACGGTGGTGACGATGCTCATCACCTACCCGGTCGCCTACTATCTCGCGCGGCACGTCAAGCGCGACCACCAGCTGGCGCTGCTCCTGCTGCTGCTGATCCCGTTCTGGACCGGCGAGATCGTGCGGACCTACGCGATCATGATCCTGCTCGGCAACAACGGCGCCATCAACCTCGCGCTGAAAACGCTGGGGCTGATCGACCGGCCGATCCCCTTCATGTACACCGGCTTCTCGGTGAGCGTGGGCCTGATCTACCTCACCGCGCTCTACATGCTGCTGCCGCTCTACTCGGCGCTCGAGAAGCTGCCGAGGAACCTCTCCGAGGCGGGGGCCGACCTCGGCGCGGGGGCCTGGACGCGGTTCCGCCGCATCACCCTGCCGCTGACGCTCGAGGGGATCGGCTCGGGCTGCACGCTCGTCTTCCTCATCTCCACCGGTTACTACGGCACCCCGGTGCTGCTCGGCGGGCCCAACACCACGGTCTTTGCCGAGACCATCGCGGGCTTCTTCCACGTCGCGGGGGACCAGTGGCCCACGGGCGCGGCCTTTGCCGTCATCATGTTCTTCGCCGCGCTGGTGCTGACCGGGGTGTTCGCCCGCTTCATCTCGGCGCTCCGCAAGGGAGACAGCAAATGA
- a CDS encoding extracellular solute-binding protein, with the protein MSKLILNRRRFMGTAAVTAGTLASPVYLRRAYAQGGEVNIWTYTDFIPEDFKTQFQDETGIKVNIRLVDDQGKQFNLLAAEAPNPTVDILTVAGHRFLQFISSDLLSPLDTDRLTNWGTINPIYSESDWSTINGNKWGAPILSGMEVLAYNTEMVSEEDTKSWEPFFSDKFAGQTAYVLQDMMSIVMLMKGYDGNMVEYLNDPEKAAAIVAEARDFLIEKKPLARKYYDGGAEVQQMFVNQDITMACAWNGPIAALMAEGFPVAMTIPKEGSYGFVYTYNIANNAPNMDNAYTFLNAVLASPEVGAAMTKASGFISTFKGADEYLSDAEKAATSFSEEELAGMKFFRSEANEMKYGLVDPAVEAIKAA; encoded by the coding sequence ATGTCGAAACTCATCCTGAACCGCCGCCGCTTCATGGGCACCGCGGCCGTCACCGCCGGCACCCTCGCCAGCCCCGTCTACCTGCGCCGCGCCTATGCGCAGGGCGGCGAGGTCAACATCTGGACCTACACCGACTTCATCCCCGAGGACTTCAAGACCCAGTTCCAGGACGAGACCGGCATCAAGGTGAACATCCGCCTCGTCGATGACCAGGGCAAGCAGTTCAACCTGCTGGCCGCCGAGGCGCCGAACCCGACCGTGGACATCCTCACCGTCGCCGGCCACCGCTTCCTGCAGTTCATCTCCTCGGACCTGCTGTCGCCGCTCGACACCGACCGCCTGACCAACTGGGGCACGATCAACCCGATCTACTCGGAGAGCGACTGGTCGACGATCAACGGCAACAAGTGGGGCGCGCCGATCCTGTCGGGCATGGAAGTGCTGGCCTACAACACCGAGATGGTCTCGGAAGAGGACACCAAGTCCTGGGAGCCGTTCTTCTCGGACAAGTTCGCCGGCCAGACCGCCTACGTGCTGCAGGACATGATGTCGATCGTCATGCTGATGAAGGGCTACGACGGCAACATGGTCGAGTATCTCAACGATCCCGAGAAGGCCGCCGCCATCGTCGCCGAGGCGCGGGACTTCCTGATCGAGAAGAAGCCGCTGGCGCGCAAGTACTACGACGGCGGCGCCGAGGTGCAGCAGATGTTCGTCAACCAGGACATCACCATGGCCTGCGCCTGGAACGGCCCGATCGCCGCGCTGATGGCCGAAGGCTTCCCGGTGGCGATGACCATCCCCAAGGAAGGCAGCTACGGCTTCGTCTACACCTACAACATCGCCAACAACGCGCCGAACATGGACAATGCCTACACCTTCCTCAACGCCGTGCTGGCCTCGCCCGAGGTCGGTGCCGCGATGACCAAGGCGTCGGGCTTCATCTCGACCTTCAAGGGCGCCGATGAATACCTGAGCGACGCCGAGAAGGCCGCGACCTCCTTCTCCGAGGAAGAGCTGGCGGGCATGAAGTTCTTCCGCTCCGAGGCGAACGAGATGAAGTACGGCCTCGTCGATCCGGCCGTCGAAGCCATCAAGGCCGCCTGA
- a CDS encoding NAD/NADP octopine/nopaline dehydrogenase family protein: protein MSLSVGIAGAGSIAFGTAAVLESRGHRTALWSPSGTGTDGLGQGLTASGALSGVFHPEVAGSAEALVTGRDVVLIAVPGYGHKAVMDAIAPHLSAGQQVIVSSHASFGAVYLSELLAARGLTLPVTAWGTTALTGRRTGPAACNVNTIRAKIDMCTVPASAQDGALETCRTLFGDVFVARDGLLAIALSNLNPQNHMGIALGNMTRMEHGETWSQAGNVTPNVGRLMEALDEERLNIARALGLSVKTIFEHYHQSYHVPVASIHEMNAALVEAGTGGQGPATADSRYVTEDVPYGLVPTVVLGDLIGLPAELHRSGVKLFSAMYGRDFEEENELLAALPLAELSLDQMREVALSGRLPGPETLRASAG from the coding sequence ATGAGCCTTTCGGTCGGAATCGCCGGGGCGGGGAGCATCGCCTTTGGCACCGCCGCCGTGCTGGAAAGCCGCGGCCACAGGACCGCGCTCTGGTCGCCCTCGGGCACCGGCACCGACGGGCTGGGGCAGGGGCTGACCGCCTCCGGCGCGCTCTCGGGTGTCTTCCACCCCGAGGTGGCGGGCAGCGCCGAGGCACTGGTCACGGGCCGCGACGTGGTGCTGATCGCCGTACCGGGCTACGGGCACAAGGCGGTGATGGACGCCATCGCGCCGCATCTTAGCGCGGGCCAGCAGGTGATCGTCTCGTCCCATGCCTCCTTCGGCGCGGTGTACCTGTCGGAGCTGCTGGCCGCGCGCGGCCTCACGCTGCCGGTCACCGCCTGGGGCACCACGGCGCTCACCGGGCGCCGCACCGGGCCCGCGGCGTGCAACGTCAACACCATCCGCGCCAAGATCGACATGTGCACCGTGCCCGCCTCAGCGCAGGACGGCGCGCTCGAGACCTGCCGGACGCTCTTCGGCGATGTCTTCGTGGCGCGCGACGGGCTGCTGGCCATCGCGCTCTCGAACCTCAACCCGCAGAACCACATGGGCATCGCGCTCGGCAACATGACCCGCATGGAACACGGCGAGACATGGTCGCAGGCCGGCAACGTCACGCCCAACGTCGGCCGCCTGATGGAGGCGCTGGACGAGGAACGGCTGAACATCGCGCGGGCGCTGGGGCTCAGCGTGAAGACCATCTTCGAGCATTACCACCAGAGCTACCACGTGCCCGTCGCCTCGATCCACGAGATGAACGCGGCGCTGGTCGAGGCGGGCACCGGCGGGCAGGGCCCCGCGACCGCCGACAGCCGCTACGTGACCGAGGACGTGCCCTACGGCCTCGTGCCGACGGTGGTGCTGGGCGATCTCATCGGCCTGCCGGCCGAGCTGCACCGCTCGGGGGTCAAGCTGTTCTCGGCCATGTACGGCCGCGATTTCGAAGAGGAAAACGAGCTGCTCGCCGCGCTGCCGCTGGCCGAGCTGAGCCTCGACCAGATGCGGGAGGTTGCCCTGTCGGGGCGGCTTCCCGGCCCGGAGACGCTCCGGGCCAGCGCCGGCTGA
- a CDS encoding peroxidase-related enzyme (This protein belongs to a clade of uncharacterized proteins related to peroxidases such as the alkylhydroperoxidase AhpD.), producing MSKVIHKFTRNVPHWQPRVTPVRLDEATPDQLEALQVTPSNTKVSDYVLTLAHDVESLKVRSPLFNAIMYDKDGLSRAEREVGALAASMVNRCIYCAAVHASRHAQILKDTTVTDELFLKGEKADLGPRDRAIFDFARKLSAAPSEATAEDMAALKAAGLDEAEILDLILSTALFGWANRLMHILGDPVRKEVDA from the coding sequence ATGAGCAAGGTCATCCACAAGTTCACCCGCAACGTGCCGCACTGGCAGCCGCGCGTGACCCCGGTCCGGCTCGACGAGGCGACGCCGGATCAGCTCGAGGCGCTGCAGGTCACGCCGTCGAACACCAAGGTCTCGGACTACGTGCTGACGCTGGCGCATGACGTCGAGAGCCTGAAGGTGCGCTCGCCGCTCTTCAACGCGATCATGTACGACAAGGACGGGCTCAGCCGCGCCGAGCGCGAGGTCGGTGCGCTGGCCGCTTCGATGGTCAACCGCTGCATCTACTGCGCCGCCGTGCACGCCTCGCGCCACGCACAGATCCTCAAGGACACCACGGTCACCGACGAGCTCTTCCTGAAGGGCGAGAAGGCCGATCTCGGCCCGCGCGACCGTGCCATCTTCGATTTCGCCCGCAAGCTCTCGGCGGCGCCCTCCGAGGCCACGGCCGAGGACATGGCGGCGCTGAAGGCAGCCGGGCTCGACGAGGCCGAGATCCTCGACCTCATCCTGTCGACCGCGCTCTTCGGCTGGGCCAACCGGCTGATGCACATCCTCGGCGATCCGGTGCGCAAGGAGGTGGACGCATGA
- a CDS encoding NAD(P)/FAD-dependent oxidoreductase, whose translation MTELATPAIDGQGLAALEARLQEDLAFLCYPGKSWVPAREVNGEKVHDVVIIGAGMCGLVSWLALRTGGIDNVRVLDRSPAGLEGPWLNYARMVTLRSPKTLTGPAFGLGALTFQAWFRAQFGAEAWDRLDKIPRPQWMDYLRWYRKALDVPVENGVSVDRVEPEGELLRLHLSGAPEASILTRKLISATGRDGTGKPNIPGFMAALPRKLWAHSADDIDFGALKGRKVAVIGVGASAVDNSAEALEHGAAEVRHLIRRKEMPTINKMMGIGSYGFTCGYAELPDAWRWRFMQYSFATQTPPPHGSTLRVSRHPNAHFHFGKATVSVEDVGDQVKISFADGSSYTADFLILGTGFVTDPEMRREFGEAANAIQLWHDVYTPPEGEKSADLGRFPYLNPDFTFREKVPGTAPWLGNVYCFNYGATASLGKVSGDIPGVSEGAAWLARELCAKLYAEDVATHWQILQDYRTPELTGEEWTPSELPGEDKTTKGLVA comes from the coding sequence ATGACCGAACTCGCCACCCCGGCCATCGACGGACAGGGCCTCGCCGCCCTCGAGGCGCGGCTGCAGGAGGACCTCGCGTTCCTCTGCTACCCGGGAAAGTCCTGGGTCCCGGCCCGCGAGGTGAACGGCGAAAAGGTCCATGACGTGGTGATCATCGGCGCGGGCATGTGCGGGCTGGTTTCGTGGCTGGCGCTGCGCACCGGCGGCATCGACAACGTCCGGGTGCTCGACCGCAGCCCGGCGGGGCTCGAGGGGCCCTGGCTCAACTACGCGCGCATGGTCACGCTGCGCTCGCCGAAGACGCTGACCGGCCCCGCCTTCGGCCTTGGCGCGCTCACCTTCCAGGCGTGGTTCCGCGCGCAGTTCGGCGCCGAGGCGTGGGACAGGCTCGACAAGATCCCGCGTCCGCAGTGGATGGACTACCTGCGCTGGTACCGCAAGGCGCTGGACGTGCCGGTCGAGAACGGGGTGAGCGTCGACCGCGTCGAGCCCGAGGGCGAGCTGCTGCGGCTGCACCTCAGCGGCGCGCCCGAGGCCTCGATCCTGACCCGCAAGCTGATCTCGGCCACCGGCCGCGACGGCACCGGCAAGCCCAACATCCCCGGCTTCATGGCCGCACTGCCGCGCAAGCTCTGGGCGCACAGCGCCGACGACATCGACTTCGGCGCGCTGAAGGGCCGCAAGGTCGCGGTGATCGGGGTGGGAGCGTCCGCCGTCGACAACTCCGCCGAGGCGCTGGAACACGGCGCCGCCGAGGTCCGCCACCTGATCCGCCGCAAGGAGATGCCGACGATCAACAAGATGATGGGCATCGGCTCCTACGGCTTCACCTGCGGCTATGCCGAGCTGCCGGACGCATGGCGTTGGCGCTTCATGCAGTACAGCTTCGCCACCCAGACCCCGCCGCCGCATGGCTCGACCCTGCGGGTGAGCCGTCATCCCAACGCGCATTTCCACTTCGGCAAGGCCACGGTCTCGGTCGAGGATGTCGGCGATCAGGTGAAGATCAGCTTCGCCGACGGCAGCAGCTACACCGCCGATTTCCTGATCCTCGGCACCGGCTTCGTCACCGATCCCGAGATGCGCCGCGAATTCGGCGAGGCGGCCAACGCGATCCAGCTCTGGCACGACGTCTACACGCCGCCCGAGGGCGAGAAGAGCGCCGATCTCGGCCGCTTCCCCTATCTCAACCCCGATTTCACCTTCCGCGAGAAGGTGCCCGGCACCGCGCCCTGGCTCGGCAACGTCTACTGCTTCAACTACGGCGCCACCGCCAGCCTCGGCAAGGTCAGCGGCGACATCCCCGGCGTCTCGGAAGGGGCGGCGTGGCTGGCGCGCGAGCTCTGCGCGAAGCTCTACGCCGAGGATGTGGCCACGCACTGGCAGATCCTGCAGGATTACCGGACGCCGGAGCTGACCGGCGAGGAATGGACGCCCAGCGAACTGCCGGGCGAAGACAAGACGACCAAAGGACTTGTGGCATGA
- a CDS encoding MFS transporter: MIARNSPLRHRDFRHLFAAQILSLVGVGVMTVSLSLTAFEAGGTEAGGTILGGILALKMIAYVLIAPLAETVLSRRPRRATLVTIDILRLGMVALMGFAFSSWQIAALAFVFFAISSGFTPLFQSVLPDLLEDEDSYSRALALSRIAYTLESILSPIIAATALKVITADGLFFLASSCFLGSAVFLFTTRFPAGYAPRKAPFLERVSKGMRIYALTPRLRGLFMLNFALSLSMAWVLVNTVVFAGGRLGDAEHYYTLLMTCYGAGAALGATTVPRLVRHLGERRCMAAGAFLFAGLGLVLSLVPGLPVPGLMPLWGAFGLASSLVLTPGGLVLARSARRDDRPAVFAAQFSLSHAGWLLAYPLAGWLGAAIAPEHAMGVLALATIGATLLALRIWPAEDPLAKPHSHPELPADHPHLRDHPALGDGHRHEHDFHIDELHRHWPQRA, translated from the coding sequence CGTGTCGCTTTCGCTGACCGCCTTCGAGGCCGGCGGCACCGAGGCGGGGGGCACCATCCTCGGGGGCATCCTCGCGCTCAAGATGATCGCCTACGTGCTGATCGCGCCGCTGGCCGAGACGGTGCTGTCGCGCCGCCCGCGCCGGGCCACGCTGGTGACCATCGACATCCTGCGCCTCGGCATGGTCGCGCTCATGGGCTTTGCCTTCTCGAGCTGGCAGATCGCGGCGCTGGCCTTCGTCTTCTTCGCCATCTCCTCGGGCTTCACGCCGCTCTTCCAGTCGGTGCTGCCGGACCTGCTCGAGGACGAGGACAGCTATTCCCGGGCGCTGGCGCTGTCGCGCATCGCCTACACGCTGGAATCGATCCTCAGCCCGATCATCGCGGCGACGGCGCTGAAGGTGATCACGGCGGACGGGCTCTTCTTCCTCGCGTCGAGCTGCTTCCTCGGCTCGGCGGTCTTCCTCTTCACCACGCGCTTCCCGGCGGGCTACGCGCCGCGCAAGGCGCCCTTCCTCGAGCGGGTCTCGAAGGGGATGCGCATCTACGCGCTGACGCCGCGGCTGCGCGGGCTCTTCATGCTGAACTTTGCGCTGTCGCTGTCGATGGCCTGGGTGCTGGTCAACACGGTGGTCTTCGCCGGCGGCCGCCTCGGCGATGCCGAGCATTACTACACGCTGCTGATGACCTGCTACGGGGCGGGGGCCGCGCTTGGCGCGACGACCGTGCCGCGCCTCGTCCGGCACCTCGGCGAGCGCCGCTGCATGGCCGCGGGCGCGTTCCTCTTCGCCGGACTCGGCCTCGTGCTCAGCCTTGTGCCGGGCCTGCCGGTGCCGGGGCTGATGCCGCTCTGGGGGGCCTTCGGGCTGGCCTCGTCGCTGGTGCTGACCCCGGGCGGGCTGGTGCTGGCGCGCTCGGCCCGGCGCGACGACCGCCCGGCGGTCTTTGCGGCGCAGTTCTCGCTCAGCCACGCCGGCTGGCTGCTGGCCTATCCGCTGGCGGGCTGGCTCGGTGCGGCGATCGCCCCGGAGCATGCCATGGGCGTGCTGGCGCTGGCGACGATCGGCGCGACGCTGCTGGCGCTGCGCATCTGGCCCGCCGAGGACCCGCTCGCGAAGCCGCACAGCCATCCCGAGCTGCCGGCGGACCACCCGCACCTTCGGGACCACCCGGCGCTCGGCGACGGGCACCGGCACGAGCACGATTTCCACATCGACGAGCTGCACCGGCACTGGCCGCAGCGCGCCTGA